A single region of the Changchengzhania lutea genome encodes:
- a CDS encoding DUF1697 domain-containing protein translates to MQTYIALLRGINVSGHKKIPMADLRTLLSESGLKNVQTYIQSGNLIFESSEENIQNLELNIHEAIKSNFGFEVPVLVKTPGELKKIFDDCPFSEEKKQHSYFSLLYSIPEEIAVQEISKMSHPNEEFIITDRCIYFYSSIGYGRTKYNNNYFERKLKTTATARNYKTMLKLLSLSTEI, encoded by the coding sequence ATGCAAACCTACATAGCGCTGTTAAGAGGGATAAACGTTAGCGGACATAAAAAAATACCGATGGCCGATTTAAGAACCTTACTCTCAGAATCTGGTCTAAAAAACGTACAGACCTACATTCAAAGTGGCAATCTCATATTTGAATCATCCGAAGAAAACATTCAAAATTTAGAATTGAACATACACGAAGCAATTAAATCGAATTTCGGTTTTGAAGTGCCAGTTTTAGTGAAAACGCCAGGGGAACTTAAAAAAATTTTTGATGACTGCCCTTTTTCAGAAGAAAAAAAACAACACAGTTATTTCTCATTATTATATTCAATCCCAGAAGAAATAGCAGTCCAGGAAATTTCAAAAATGTCACATCCCAACGAAGAATTTATTATAACAGACCGATGTATTTATTTCTATTCCTCAATAGGCTACGGCAGAACAAAGTATAATAATAATTATTTTGAACGAAAACTAAAAACTACAGCGACAGCGAGAAACTACAAGACAATGCTAAAGTTGCTATCTTTGTCAACTGAAATATAA
- a CDS encoding pseudouridine synthase: MSNQKGGQRKGKTPVSDSKKDYKKSFVKGNTPFKKSDSAPKKASQRQKPSNPDEIRLNKYVANSGMCSRREADVHIATGLVSVNGKVITEMGYKVKLDDEVRYDGARINPEKKAYVLLNKPKGFATTTSEGKGRTVMDLVANATSSRIKPIGRLGRNSKGLLLFTNDDVIADKFTNSKHGVARLFHIELDKNLKLEDLKKIQTGFKIDGKLIAVEEISYIDGASKKEIGLKIKNTGNTIIRSIFDYLKYEIIGLDCVAIGHLTKKDIPRGSWKHLTEQELNTLKML; this comes from the coding sequence ATGAGTAATCAGAAAGGTGGACAACGAAAAGGAAAGACTCCGGTTAGTGACTCTAAAAAGGACTATAAGAAAAGTTTTGTAAAAGGGAATACGCCGTTTAAAAAAAGTGATTCTGCACCAAAAAAAGCATCACAACGGCAAAAACCTTCTAATCCAGATGAGATTCGACTAAATAAATATGTTGCCAATTCAGGCATGTGCTCGCGTCGTGAGGCCGATGTGCATATTGCGACCGGATTAGTTTCTGTAAATGGGAAAGTGATTACAGAGATGGGCTACAAAGTGAAATTGGATGACGAAGTGCGTTATGATGGCGCAAGAATAAACCCAGAGAAAAAAGCTTACGTATTGCTTAACAAACCTAAAGGATTTGCTACAACCACAAGTGAGGGCAAAGGCAGAACCGTAATGGATTTGGTTGCGAATGCTACAAGTTCGAGGATAAAACCTATTGGACGGTTGGGCAGAAACTCTAAAGGTTTATTATTGTTTACCAATGATGATGTTATAGCAGATAAATTCACAAACTCGAAACATGGTGTAGCACGCTTATTTCATATTGAATTAGATAAAAATTTAAAACTTGAAGATTTAAAAAAGATTCAGACAGGTTTTAAAATTGATGGAAAGCTCATAGCAGTCGAAGAGATTAGTTATATTGATGGTGCTTCAAAAAAAGAAATAGGTTTGAAGATAAAGAACACAGGCAATACTATTATCCGATCTATTTTTGATTATTTAAAATATGAGATTATTGGTTTAGACTGTGTGGCCATTGGACATCTTACCAAAAAAGACATCCCTCGTGGTAGTTGGAAACATTTAACAGAACAAGAGTTGAATACGCTGAAGATGCTTTAG
- a CDS encoding BaiN/RdsA family NAD(P)/FAD-dependent oxidoreductase — translation MIKRDVIIVGGGAAGFFAAINIAEQNPELKVAILERGKEVLAKVKVSGGGRCNVTHAEFVPSDLVLNYPRGEKELLGPFHQFMTGDTMEWFEKRGVTLKIEDDGRMFPVSNSSQTIIDCFLNEAEKYSVEIFYNHSVKSLKKIDELFQIETSQEHFSSEKTLMATGSNPKIWKLLEALGHTVSQPVPSLFTFNVKDDRIKDIPGVVALNVEVKVVNTDLCSEGPLLITHWGFSAPAILKLSAFGALDLAKRDYKFQIEVNFIRQTFDDCLECLKASKKDLAKKTVFKSTHFELPKRLWHQLVLASGIDEQTRWADLNKQQLEALTSQLTQAIFNVDGKSTFKEEFVTAGGVNLKEINFKTFESKRIKNLYFAGEVLNIDAVTGGFNFQNAWTGGYIAAKAISK, via the coding sequence ATGATCAAAAGGGATGTTATTATTGTTGGCGGAGGAGCGGCAGGTTTTTTTGCAGCCATCAATATAGCAGAACAAAATCCAGAATTGAAAGTTGCTATTCTAGAGCGTGGAAAAGAGGTGCTTGCCAAAGTTAAAGTATCGGGTGGGGGCCGTTGTAATGTGACACACGCCGAATTTGTGCCTTCAGACTTGGTATTGAATTACCCCCGTGGTGAAAAGGAATTACTAGGCCCTTTCCATCAATTTATGACGGGTGATACTATGGAATGGTTTGAAAAACGCGGTGTGACATTAAAGATTGAAGATGATGGGCGAATGTTTCCTGTTTCCAATTCATCACAAACCATTATTGATTGTTTTTTAAATGAAGCCGAAAAGTATAGTGTAGAGATCTTCTACAATCATTCAGTAAAATCACTTAAAAAGATAGATGAATTATTTCAGATTGAAACTTCCCAGGAACATTTTTCATCAGAAAAAACATTAATGGCAACTGGGAGTAATCCAAAAATATGGAAGCTTTTGGAAGCTTTAGGCCACACGGTTTCCCAACCTGTACCATCCTTGTTTACTTTCAATGTAAAAGATGATCGTATTAAAGATATTCCAGGTGTTGTGGCTTTAAATGTTGAGGTAAAAGTTGTAAATACCGATTTATGCAGTGAAGGGCCATTGCTTATTACACATTGGGGATTTAGCGCACCAGCTATATTAAAACTTTCCGCTTTTGGAGCCTTAGATCTGGCAAAACGAGATTATAAATTTCAAATAGAAGTGAATTTTATAAGACAAACCTTTGATGACTGTTTGGAATGTTTAAAAGCATCAAAAAAAGATTTGGCTAAAAAGACGGTATTTAAATCTACACATTTTGAATTACCAAAACGCCTTTGGCATCAATTGGTTTTAGCTTCAGGAATTGACGAGCAAACACGTTGGGCAGATTTAAACAAACAGCAATTAGAAGCATTAACAAGTCAGTTAACCCAAGCCATTTTTAATGTAGATGGTAAAAGTACCTTTAAAGAAGAATTTGTAACTGCTGGCGGGGTAAATCTTAAAGAAATCAATTTTAAAACCTTTGAAAGTAAACGAATTAAGAATCTATATTTTGCAGGGGAAGTATTAAATATCGATGCCGTTACTGGAGGATTTAATTTTCAAAATGCATGGACCGGAGGCTACATTGCAGCAAAGGCTATTTCGAAATAA
- a CDS encoding glycerophosphodiester phosphodiesterase, whose translation MNKILKIGHRGAKGHITENTLESIQKALDLGVDGVEIDVHLCASGELVVFHDFTLDRMTNGSGEVAKHTLNELKKVKVKGNYKIPTLSQVLAFVDKRCLINIELKGQNTAKEACRLIKFYIDKKGLGYDDILVSSYQPTLLETVYNLNKNIPLGVLTHTNLEEAVALAQKVKARTIHPDHTMLSKDIVEELQKDYKVFTYTVNNLKPIARMKEYGVDAIISDFPNRL comes from the coding sequence ATGAATAAAATTTTAAAAATTGGACATCGAGGAGCAAAAGGACACATTACTGAAAATACGTTGGAGTCCATTCAAAAAGCTTTAGATTTAGGAGTTGACGGCGTAGAAATAGATGTGCATTTATGCGCCTCTGGAGAATTGGTTGTTTTTCATGACTTTACTTTAGATAGAATGACTAATGGCAGTGGCGAAGTAGCAAAACATACACTCAATGAGTTAAAAAAGGTTAAGGTTAAAGGGAATTATAAAATCCCAACATTATCTCAAGTATTGGCTTTTGTTGATAAAAGATGTCTGATTAATATTGAATTAAAAGGACAAAACACAGCTAAAGAAGCATGCAGGCTAATAAAATTCTACATTGATAAGAAAGGCTTGGGGTATGATGATATTTTAGTATCCAGTTACCAACCAACTTTATTAGAGACCGTATATAATTTGAATAAGAATATCCCATTAGGCGTTCTTACCCATACAAATTTGGAAGAAGCCGTTGCTCTCGCTCAAAAAGTAAAAGCACGTACTATCCACCCAGACCATACCATGTTGAGTAAAGATATTGTAGAGGAGTTGCAGAAGGATTACAAAGTGTTTACTTATACGGTTAACAATTTGAAGCCTATTGCACGTATGAAAGAATATGGGGTAGACGCTATTATTTCCGATTTTCCTAATAGATTATGA
- a CDS encoding diphosphomevalonate/mevalonate 3,5-bisphosphate decarboxylase family protein has product MTEQEFIPNTYTYTLENGSFKWSSPSNIALVKYWGKKEDQIPENPSISFTLNDCKTITTLSFVKREVSDSFSFDVFLEGQRKDDFKPKIETFFKRIENYLPFLKAYHFTIETSNTFPHSSGIASSASGMSALALCLMSIENVLSDEIITDGFFIKKASFLARLGSGSACRSLEGALIVWGENKTIEESSDLFGVKFPFQVHPDFRNYQDTILLVDKGEKQVSSTVGHSLMHNHPFAQERFKQAHTNLSKLTEILQEGNLDEFVALVESEALTLHAMMMTSMPYFILMKPNTVEIINKIWSFRQETGSKVCFTLDAGANVHVLYPEKETDKVLKFIKNELVAYCQNGHYICDKIGNGAKQL; this is encoded by the coding sequence ATGACAGAACAAGAGTTTATTCCAAATACGTATACCTATACTCTAGAAAATGGATCTTTTAAATGGTCATCACCAAGTAATATAGCGCTTGTTAAATACTGGGGAAAAAAGGAAGATCAAATTCCAGAAAATCCATCTATTAGCTTTACGCTGAATGATTGTAAAACTATTACGACTTTGAGTTTTGTTAAAAGAGAAGTGAGTGATTCCTTTTCTTTTGATGTATTTTTAGAAGGCCAAAGGAAGGATGATTTCAAACCGAAAATTGAAACGTTTTTCAAGCGTATTGAGAACTATTTACCATTTTTGAAAGCGTATCATTTTACAATTGAAACGTCCAATACATTTCCACACAGTTCTGGAATTGCATCCTCTGCATCAGGTATGAGCGCATTGGCCTTATGCCTTATGAGCATTGAAAACGTTCTAAGCGATGAGATTATTACTGATGGATTTTTTATAAAGAAAGCCTCGTTTTTGGCACGCTTAGGTTCTGGTAGTGCCTGCCGCAGTCTAGAAGGAGCGTTAATTGTATGGGGCGAAAATAAAACTATTGAAGAGAGTAGCGACCTATTTGGTGTAAAATTTCCATTTCAAGTTCATCCGGATTTTAGGAATTACCAGGATACCATTTTATTGGTTGATAAAGGCGAGAAGCAAGTGAGTAGTACGGTTGGTCATAGTTTAATGCATAATCATCCCTTTGCCCAAGAACGTTTTAAGCAAGCGCATACCAACCTATCAAAACTAACTGAGATTTTACAAGAAGGAAATCTCGATGAATTTGTTGCATTGGTAGAAAGTGAGGCCCTAACTTTGCACGCTATGATGATGACGAGCATGCCATACTTTATATTAATGAAACCAAACACCGTAGAAATAATCAATAAAATCTGGAGTTTTAGGCAGGAAACCGGTTCAAAAGTTTGTTTTACTTTAGATGCTGGTGCAAATGTACATGTATTGTATCCTGAAAAAGAAACCGACAAAGTGTTGAAATTCATTAAGAATGAATTAGTTGCATATTGCCAAAACGGGCATTATATTTGCGATAAAATTGGTAATGGAGCAAAACAATTGTAA
- a CDS encoding mevalonate kinase family protein has protein sequence MKGPLFYSKILLFGEYGIIKDSKGLSIPYNFYNGALKTDENPSESAMASNESLKRFVDYLESIDRDLVVFDTQSLSDDVDRGMYFDSSIPQGYGVGSSGALVAAIYDKYAQNKITVLENLTREKLLKLKTIFSEMESFFHGKSSGLDPLNSYLSIPILINSKDHIEATGIPSQNTEGKNAVFLLDSGIIGETAPMVGIFMENMKQEGFRSMLKNQFIKHTDACVEDFLKGDVKSLFKNTKRLSKVVLNHFKPMIPHQFHDLWKKGIETNAYYLKLCGSGGGGYILGFTENIENAKLALKDHKLEVVYSF, from the coding sequence ATGAAAGGACCTCTTTTTTATTCAAAAATATTACTCTTTGGTGAATACGGTATCATTAAAGATTCCAAAGGTTTATCTATCCCTTATAATTTTTATAATGGTGCTTTAAAAACGGATGAAAATCCAAGTGAAAGCGCTATGGCTTCGAACGAAAGCTTAAAACGTTTTGTTGATTATTTAGAAAGTATAGATAGGGATTTGGTTGTTTTTGATACACAAAGCCTAAGTGATGATGTTGATAGAGGCATGTATTTTGATTCTTCAATTCCACAAGGCTACGGGGTTGGAAGTAGTGGGGCATTAGTTGCTGCTATTTACGATAAATATGCACAAAATAAGATTACGGTTCTTGAAAACCTGACACGTGAAAAGCTCTTAAAACTGAAAACCATTTTTTCTGAAATGGAGTCTTTCTTTCATGGTAAGTCTTCAGGCTTAGATCCATTAAACAGTTATTTAAGTATTCCCATATTAATCAATTCAAAAGATCATATTGAAGCCACGGGCATACCTTCTCAAAATACAGAAGGTAAAAATGCCGTGTTCTTATTGGATAGCGGAATTATTGGTGAAACAGCACCAATGGTAGGTATTTTTATGGAGAATATGAAACAGGAAGGCTTTCGAAGTATGTTGAAGAACCAATTTATTAAACATACCGATGCCTGTGTTGAAGATTTTCTAAAAGGGGACGTAAAGTCCTTGTTTAAAAACACCAAACGACTTTCGAAAGTGGTGCTAAACCATTTTAAGCCTATGATTCCACATCAATTTCATGATTTATGGAAAAAAGGCATTGAAACAAATGCTTACTATTTAAAGCTTTGTGGCTCTGGTGGCGGTGGTTATATACTTGGTTTTACAGAGAATATTGAAAACGCAAAATTAGCTCTTAAGGATCATAAATTGGAAGTGGTTTACAGCTTCTAA
- a CDS encoding mannosyltransferase, with product MRLNPSLLKLYRTPLFIILASVLFYISFGYDLVRTDYFKLITLYTALFYLFYKLVTLLKTHYQLLIWVAFIFRAVFILAIPNLSQDFYRFIWDGRMILEGFNPYLFTVESFINSGEFPVAQTQELYAGMGALNGSHFTNYPPINQLCFTIAALFASKSILGSVVVMRMIIIAADFGILYFGKKLLERLNIPVHNIFWFILNPFIIIELTGNLHFEGVMIFFLVWSFYLLHRGKWQWAAVVLTLSISVKLIPLIFLPLFFQWFTKQNGIATKTKPSAKKDGLALSLTPRHDLMHRIAKLVGFYIIVGLTTIFLFAPFYSSAFINNYTETVGLWFTNFEFNASLYYVAREIGYLFRGYNEIAIIGEIMSLLAVIFILTLSFFRKNTTLKALISGMLLVLTFYYFTATTVHPWYIATLLILSVFTRYKFPLVWSFVIILSYLTYSNTDNSENLYIILIEYVIVYGVFFWEIFFKNKGDLFCKDKKLK from the coding sequence ATGCGGCTCAACCCATCGCTTTTAAAATTATATAGAACACCCCTATTTATAATATTGGCAAGCGTCTTGTTCTATATCTCATTTGGGTATGATTTGGTTCGCACTGATTATTTCAAACTCATCACCTTATATACGGCACTTTTCTATTTGTTTTATAAATTGGTGACCTTATTAAAAACCCATTATCAGTTGTTAATTTGGGTGGCTTTTATTTTTAGAGCTGTTTTTATTTTGGCTATCCCCAATCTCTCGCAGGACTTTTACCGCTTTATTTGGGATGGCCGTATGATTCTCGAAGGCTTTAACCCTTATTTATTTACGGTGGAATCGTTTATAAATTCTGGTGAATTTCCAGTGGCTCAGACCCAAGAATTATACGCAGGCATGGGCGCATTAAACGGCAGCCATTTCACCAATTACCCACCCATAAATCAGCTTTGTTTTACTATTGCTGCCCTGTTTGCCAGTAAAAGTATATTAGGTTCTGTGGTGGTGATGCGTATGATTATTATCGCTGCCGATTTTGGAATCCTTTACTTCGGAAAAAAATTATTAGAGCGTTTAAACATACCCGTTCACAATATATTTTGGTTCATTCTAAATCCGTTTATAATTATTGAATTAACTGGAAACCTCCATTTCGAAGGGGTTATGATCTTCTTTTTGGTTTGGAGTTTCTATTTATTACATCGTGGAAAATGGCAATGGGCCGCTGTGGTTTTGACGCTGTCAATTTCAGTTAAATTGATTCCCTTAATATTTTTGCCTTTGTTTTTTCAATGGTTTACAAAACAGAATGGCATTGCGACTAAAACAAAGCCATCTGCTAAAAAAGATGGGCTGGCTTTGTCGCTTACTCCTCGCCATGACCTCATGCATCGAATAGCTAAATTAGTTGGTTTTTATATTATAGTTGGTCTAACCACGATCTTCCTATTTGCACCGTTTTATTCCTCTGCGTTTATAAATAACTACACCGAAACGGTTGGTTTATGGTTTACTAACTTTGAGTTTAACGCCAGTTTATACTACGTTGCCAGAGAAATAGGATATCTTTTTAGAGGGTATAATGAAATAGCTATCATTGGTGAAATAATGTCATTATTGGCTGTTATCTTTATTTTAACACTAAGTTTTTTTAGGAAAAACACAACCTTAAAAGCCCTGATTTCAGGCATGTTATTGGTGCTTACGTTTTATTATTTTACGGCAACCACAGTGCATCCTTGGTATATAGCAACGCTTTTAATATTATCTGTATTCACAAGGTATAAGTTTCCATTGGTTTGGAGTTTTGTTATCATTTTAAGCTATCTAACTTATAGTAACACTGATAATTCCGAAAATCTTTACATTATACTAATAGAATATGTTATTGTGTACGGGGTATTTTTCTGGGAAATCTTTTTTAAAAACAAAGGAGATTTATTTTGTAAAGACAAAAAACTAAAGTAA
- a CDS encoding geranylgeranylglycerol-phosphate geranylgeranyltransferase translates to MLSRKQKHILLKFFSLFSVVRGYNILVIVIAQYLASVYIMAHDKPLKSVLFDANLFMLVLASAVTIAAGYIINNFYDSEKDLINKPYKSRLDRLVSQNTKLSFYFVLNFMAVIMVSYVSFKAVVFFSIYIFGIWFYSHRLKKMPFIGNLTSAVLTITPFFAIFMYYKNFETVIFVHAIFLFLIISMRELTKDLENIIGDLAQNYRTIPIVYGETASKVMLTILSILTLIPTYLLLYRFEVGHMYIYFYLSLGLLAVFMILLWKSKTKTDYLILHNILKFIIVAGVFCIVLINIDVVLNRI, encoded by the coding sequence ATGTTATCTAGAAAACAGAAACACATTCTACTTAAATTTTTCAGTTTGTTTTCTGTTGTCCGAGGCTATAATATTCTGGTCATTGTCATTGCGCAGTATTTAGCATCGGTGTATATCATGGCGCACGACAAACCTCTAAAATCCGTTTTATTTGACGCTAACCTTTTTATGTTGGTGCTAGCTTCGGCTGTTACTATTGCTGCTGGTTATATTATTAATAATTTTTATGATTCAGAGAAGGATTTAATCAATAAACCTTATAAGTCCAGATTAGACCGTTTGGTGAGTCAGAACACGAAACTGTCTTTTTACTTTGTTCTTAATTTTATGGCAGTCATCATGGTTAGTTATGTATCCTTCAAAGCTGTTGTTTTTTTTTCTATCTATATTTTTGGAATTTGGTTTTATTCACACCGATTAAAAAAGATGCCCTTTATTGGTAACCTAACATCAGCTGTCTTGACCATCACGCCATTCTTTGCCATTTTTATGTATTATAAAAATTTTGAAACGGTCATTTTTGTACATGCAATTTTTCTGTTTTTAATTATTTCTATGCGGGAACTGACAAAAGATCTAGAAAATATTATAGGGGACTTAGCACAGAATTATAGAACCATTCCAATCGTTTATGGCGAAACGGCTTCAAAGGTTATGCTCACCATATTATCCATTTTAACACTGATCCCAACCTACTTATTACTGTACCGTTTTGAGGTAGGGCACATGTATATTTACTTTTATCTTAGCTTAGGCTTATTGGCCGTGTTTATGATTTTACTTTGGAAATCTAAAACTAAAACAGACTATTTAATACTTCATAATATCCTCAAATTTATCATTGTAGCCGGTGTATTTTGTATTGTATTAATCAATATTGATGTCGTTTTAAATCGGATTTGA
- a CDS encoding acyl-CoA thioesterase produces the protein MTTVNDLLNLLVLEKTNENEFNGISKSVGSPIVFGGQVLAQAINAASRTITNKRVLHSMHSYFLEAGDLECPITYNVSVVRDGGSFSVRRVTAHQKGNTIFILSASFHKPEMGYDHQIEMKPNLKQPEDLLSWTDMLRKYGNIIPKGLKAFFEIERPVDFKPAEFVNPLEKKNLPPYYDVWFKLKGNMTDLDLATKQQILTYVSDYNILVSALNPHASIAHWGNTQTASLDHSMWYFREFDFSDWLLFSMESPSTSSARGFARGNIFTRDGKLIASVTQEGLMRPKN, from the coding sequence ATGACTACAGTAAACGATTTATTAAATCTTTTAGTTTTAGAAAAAACTAATGAGAATGAATTTAATGGTATTAGTAAATCCGTTGGCAGCCCCATAGTGTTTGGAGGCCAGGTTTTAGCGCAAGCTATAAACGCAGCCAGTAGAACGATTACTAACAAACGGGTCCTACATTCAATGCATTCGTATTTTTTAGAAGCTGGCGATTTAGAATGTCCAATTACTTATAACGTGAGTGTGGTGCGAGATGGCGGGAGTTTTTCAGTACGTAGGGTTACAGCGCATCAAAAAGGGAATACCATATTTATACTATCGGCGTCTTTTCATAAGCCAGAGATGGGATATGATCATCAAATTGAAATGAAACCAAATTTAAAGCAACCAGAAGACTTATTAAGTTGGACTGATATGCTCAGGAAATATGGCAATATCATACCAAAAGGACTCAAGGCATTTTTTGAAATAGAACGCCCTGTAGATTTTAAACCAGCTGAGTTTGTAAATCCTTTGGAGAAAAAAAATTTACCACCTTATTATGATGTTTGGTTTAAACTTAAAGGCAACATGACTGATTTAGATTTAGCAACTAAACAACAAATTTTAACCTACGTTTCAGATTATAATATTTTGGTATCTGCCCTTAACCCACATGCCAGTATAGCCCACTGGGGAAACACACAGACCGCAAGTTTAGATCATTCCATGTGGTATTTTAGAGAATTTGATTTCAGTGATTGGCTGCTTTTTTCAATGGAATCTCCAAGTACTTCAAGTGCAAGAGGCTTTGCCAGAGGGAATATTTTTACTAGAGATGGAAAACTAATAGCATCTGTAACACAAGAAGGTTTAATGCGACCGAAAAATTAA